ctaaacttatttgaaagcCTCTTGATGCACGGGGAAGTGCacattaaaaatcaaatttagaaTATTTGATCACGTGAAATGACATAAAAATTGATAAGTTGCTTCAGTTACCTTTTCAGTTTCGTAACAGCTATATGTGTGGTCTTTGTAAATTCAGATGAAACATGTGAACGACTTGTCAGTAGCTAAACAAACTTATTTAATCCCATCATCGACTTTATCGcccaaatttatatataagtgCCTCCCCAAATTTCTTTCCTAGTACAAAACGTAAATATTGCTCATGTATATAGGTTCTTCCTTTTGTAATGGTTATCGTTTTAGAACTTGAGAGCCCCTTTTTAGGTTTTAGTGGAAGGAGATGgagaaagaaggagaaaataaaaattgagatACAAGTAAAATTAGTAAAAGAATATTCCATTGTAGAAATGAATGGCATGGGAGAAATTTATGCAAGAGAGATTGCTCTTGTAATGCAGCGCAAGGTACATTTATTTGCCTGTtacttgcttctttttttcttagttATTGTGAATTTGCTCTTGATTCATTATTAAATTTAGCATAAATGCCAAATAAACACCATGTTTGTGACACTTTGGAAATTTTATGGTGTTTTAAAACTATTTGTAGAATTTTGGAGAAAATATTTTGGATGTGATTACGAATAGGAAAAAACAGGGGGAAACAAGTTTCTCGAGTTTCTCTTCACGAGTTTCAGCCACTTTCCCTGACGCAAGGTCGGGGTCGTTGCGAATAGGACAAATATACACAATGCCTTTGAAGGATGAGGTTCCAGTTCAGCTCCTACTTCACGACTCTCTTTCCAGAAACCCATTCTCTCCCTTCTTTCTCCTTCAAACttctttctaccaaaattctACAACTCCAATTCTTGCACCGCTGTCGCCTTTAGGATCGTATGAACGAGCTCTACAAGATAAGGTAAACCATTCTTGGATTTGGTTAAGTTTCgaaaattttctctttctgagTTAGTGACTGATTAAGCTTTAATCTTTTGTTTCCAAGTGTGGTTTGGGAGAATGGTGGTCACTACTAGGCAGCTCATTGAAGGTTGAGGATTACTTTGGAGCTGTTAAGGTAAGATTTGTTTGCCATACTTGCTGCTGGAATTCTAGTATACAATTTACATTGATTTAAGTGAGATTGTGTAAGTGATTTCGGATGTTATTTGATTACATGCAAATACAGTAGGTGAAGAATCTACCTTGGGCTGAACCTACAGAGAACTCAGTGTAATTTTGGGTTGAAATGGAAGTTGGGTAAGTTTCTACTTTCCAGTTTGTGGCCTTGGTAGTTGGGTGTGTTGGATAATTATGAGTTTGTTGAGGGGATAATAGTCATTTTATCTTAAATTTGGGACTGTTTTGGTGTTTAAAGCTGATTAGAACTGAATGCCAAAGAATGAGATGGATGTTGATGAAATCTGAGTATGTGTTCTGTTCTGGACAAAATGATCTAGTTcgtatttatgttttaaactGGGTTTTTTATGGGTGAAAAATAGACATTTCAATGAGTATAAAGGCAAAAAAACTGTGTctggcaacaaaaaaaaaaacccagttttattttgtttttgcgtTTATTATATTCATCGAAATGTCATCGTTGGAAAGATAGTCAACACCCAGTTTAAAACTGGGTGTCTGGACTGGACACGTTTTGATGACTATCTTTCCAATGAATCTTACCCGAAAcaataaagggaaaaaaataaaataaatgacgTTTGAGGTATAGATGCCCACCACAGTTTAGCCTGTTAAGTGCGCTGACTaatttcattataaaaaaagacattTTCAATTAAATAGATGAATACAAATTCACTAATTTCTTTTCTACAGATGACATGAAAGGAGGATTCAGACCAAAATTCAGCCTCCAGCCCGAAGTGAAAATCTGCGTCTGCTAAACTCTGCAGGAAATGTGGCCACATTGCCAGAATCCTTTGTAGTATCTAAAATTTGGTGCCccaattttacatttttttgttacattggAGGGAATCGAACCTGGGATTGTCCTAATCCGAACCCGGTTAAGGAATAATCCAAAGCCTCTCGGGCTCAGATTTTATAGCAAACCACAGAACCAAATTATGGAGATCCTATTTCCTTGTTTCCACTATGTTCACTATAATGCAAATTCTGTTAATAGGGTAACATGTCATTATGTAACAACCCGCGGCTTCATGAAGTTTCAAGTATTGGAGCAGATGATAGACGAGCATTGAGCACTACAGAAAACTGAGAAGAAGGCTAGAATAGATGAGCAACGTAATAGACAACCCACATATAAGAGAAAACCGATCGAGTGTCTTTTGATTCAGAATTGGAAGGGCTTAATTATTGATTGGCCCCATGAAACTTAATTGtattctcatttttctcaatgAAACTCAATTTGTGTTACTTTGTCTCCTGAAACTCAATTTGTGTCTTTACTACCTCATTTCCGTATGTTCCGTCTAGAGTTTTGTCATTTTCAATGTCTAGTACATTTATGCTATACGCAATCTCATCCATTGGATACTCTTCAATCTAACGATCATAAAAGTTTGCCGTAATGTGTATCAAAAATGTGTGTCCCCAGATTCATGTACCCTCTCTACCCCTTACCCACATAAAAAAGTCGTCTTCTTTTTTATCTCATAGTAAAAAGTCTTATAGTTATTTATATCAATTGACAGATAGgcaatatgttttttttgccttttcctATGGGACAGATCGGTATGcaattatatatatcacaagAATTGCCACGAAAATTCTAgtatagtttttgttttcaagtcCAACGTGTGAACTACTGcatttgatatatttttgGAGAGAATTACTAGAAGTTAGGAGGTACTTGGCCGCCACCCTGGCGATAACCAATCATCTGCATGAGTGTTTTGTGCAAAACTCTCAAAATTTGAACGTGGTTAGTTTACTTAACGCCAGTCTTTTTTTAAGTTGCTTTTAGTCTTGGTTtaacttttattaatttacacTTGCATGCTGTGATCAATATACATAGAGCGATGGATTAAAAGCCTACAAGAACAAGATTGTGGTGATCGAGGAGTACTCAAGAACTTCTGAGTTCAGCAACTGTAAGATACCTGCTGTTTCCGTTTTCAGCATAATCGAAACTTGCAGCAGGTTCTTTACTCCGATCCATTGATTTTGctgtattttaatttgttctattttcatATATGTTGAGGGTAGCTCCTTACCTTCTATGGGTCAACCACAAAATGACATGTgtcctctcttttttaattgtcaaaacaacttcttcgtttttttttttttttttttttttcagttttacgTATTGAACCACTAGCTTTTtatcaaaacataaaagaaaaaaaaatcccattgtttttattttctctcttggtaACATGATAATGTATTGAAAAAGCCTACATGAAGAAACTATGTCTACAAATGTTGTCAATGGCAACTTTGGTTGTAGAGGGATTATTAAAGTTTGAGTTGGAAAGGGCCACAAATACTTAAAATTTTGACTGAGGaaggaaaattattatttttaaaatatttgagaaaaatcaaagtaaaaaaaaaaaaaaaaaagaaataaagaacaatgggattttttttctttatgtttagGTAAAAAGCTAGGGGTTcagtaaaaatgaaaaaaataagttgttttgacaattaaaaaagagaggacACATGTCAATTTGTGGTTGAGCCACAATAAAAGATAAGAATGAGTTCCTCCTTATGGGTAAGGAGGGAAATATAGAATGAGTTTTTATGCAGctagtgaaatttttttgagaatatataaatctttttcttgaatatattttgttatttgtacTCTTTGTTATTTGTTCCTCATCATTTTAGCTTTATCGAACAGCCTATGTTTGCATACTAGTTCCTCTTTTTTAGTATGGTATATTATACAATTATGTATTTagcatgtttacgtatcagtaatggagaAAGTGAGAAATCATAGAATTTAGGAATCGAGTAAGTACTGAATCGATATGGGAAGAATCATTCCCATTAAGCTGTTTATTAAACATATGGAATCAGCAAATGAATGAGGTTGATtcccattgttattgtttactaattttcatgaatcataatccaaattaatttgattactaaaattcCCTACACATTTTCAAACCAGTaagcactactacaaaaaagcaaaaagacgacggtaaatcaccgtcgtgtatttggtttttcaatggtcgtggaatccaccgtcatcttttccctcataaaccacgacgctaaataaccgtcgttgttaaacaatacaacgtcatcaaaaaatacaaaacgacgtctttgtactgcaaaagatctaaaaaaagcaatcgatgatgataatagacgaccaattctctaaaaagaccgtcgttaaaaagggaaaatatgacacatattaagagaacaaggccgcaagatagacatacaacgacgacaataaaaatacgccgacgttaaatataattttcacgacaataaaaaatatgacgtctttaaatacattagaagacgacgttattgatacctactacgtcgcacatataaacacaaccgtcgtacaattaattttccacttcgattttttgataaaagatgacgtggaaatagttgtcagtgtcattatttacgacgtatgtgtttctatagtagacgttgaaaaactaaacaacgtcagttacaaatatatgagagtcgtattaaaaaatttata
Above is a window of Prunus persica cultivar Lovell chromosome G2, Prunus_persica_NCBIv2, whole genome shotgun sequence DNA encoding:
- the LOC109947578 gene encoding uncharacterized protein LOC109947578, encoding MVIVLELESPFLGFSGRRWRKKEKIKIEIQVKLVKEYSIVEMNGMGEIYAREIALVMQRKNFGENILDVITNRKKQGETSFSSFSSRVSATFPDARSGSLRIGQIYTMPLKDEVPVQLLLHDSLSRNPFSPFFLLQTSFYQNSTTPILAPLSPLGSYERALQDKCGLGEWWSLLGSSLKVEDYFGAVKVKNLPWAEPTENSV